A single Candoia aspera isolate rCanAsp1 chromosome 7, rCanAsp1.hap2, whole genome shotgun sequence DNA region contains:
- the PEX26 gene encoding peroxisome assembly protein 26 isoform X1 produces the protein MKNDPSVMFSAITRARALLRSSEPSLLSPAAPQAVSFLEEAADLLVLNRDFAAAVDRCEKGFQSLLENDDSDRSSSEDLKCSLCVVGIQALAEMDRWREVLPWILQYYHKPECWPPKILELCILLHSKVEEHHVMLDVGGEWLYFPSNQNLPSYGLLAQLYLSHVLLPLGHFSEAEGLIQGCRALSPEQQADIHGNLQEKKHQWLQKEEASLIPEEHPEMSWKLLLGSASQRLLNVLVQLRRVLESLASQFSSIPFKKTLLVAFMLWLIVVRLDPGRGQKTRKASRDIASYLKTTGNMGQKVERCNWKKNGTQDAWPGCVDPGGFWESKF, from the exons ATGAAGAACGATCCGTCGGTGATGTTTTCTGCCATCACTAGGGCAAGGGCCCTATTAAGGAGCAGCGAGCCCAGCCTTCTCTCTCCAGCGGCACCCCAGGCAGTTTCTTTCTTAGAGGAAGCTGCTGATCTCCTGGTTTTGAACAGGGACTTTGCTGCAGCTGTGGACAGATGTGAGAAAGGCTTCCAGAGCCTTTTGGAAAATGACGATTCTGACCG ATCCAGCTCTGAAGATTTGAAATGCTCCTTATGTGTTGTTGGCATCCAAGCTTTGGCAGAGATGGATCGATGGAGAGAAGTCCTCCCATGGATTCTTCAGTATTACCATAAACCTGAATGTTGGCCTCCCAAAATTCTGGAGCTCTG CATCCTCCTTCATAGCAAAGTGGAAGAACATCATGTGATGTTAGATGTTGGTGGGGAGTGGTTATACTTCCCATCCAATCAGAACTTGCCAAGTTATGGCCTCTTGGCTCAGCTTTATCTCTCCCACGTGCTCTTGCCACTTGGGCACTTTTCAGAGGCAGAAGGGCTGATCCAAGGTTGCAGAGCTTTGAGCCCGGAGCAGCAAGCAGACATACACGGAAACCTTCAAGAGAAGAAGCATCAGTGGCTTCAGAAAGAAGAAGCATCTCTGATTCCTGAGGAGCACCCAGAGATGTCATGGAAGCTGCTATTGG GTTCGGCATCTCAGAGGTTGTTGAACGTCTTGGTCCAGCTGAGAAGAGTGCTGGAGTCTCTGGCAAGCCAGTTCAGTTCCATCCCCTTCAAAAAGACACTTCTGGTGGCTTTCATGTTGTGGCTCATTGTAGTGAGACTTGACCCAGGTAGGGGACAGAAGACAAGAAAAGCATCTAGAGATATAGCTTCTTATCTAAAGACAACTGGGAACATGGGGCAGAAAGTGGAGAggtgtaactggaaaaaaaatgggacccAGGATGCTTGGCCAGGATGTGTGGACCCAGGGGGTTTCTGGGAGAGTAAGTTTTGA
- the PEX26 gene encoding peroxisome assembly protein 26 isoform X2, with protein sequence MKNDPSVMFSAITRARALLRSSEPSLLSPAAPQAVSFLEEAADLLVLNRDFAAAVDRCEKGFQSLLENDDSDRSSSEDLKCSLCVVGIQALAEMDRWREVLPWILQYYHKPECWPPKILELCILLHSKVEEHHVMLDVGGEWLYFPSNQNLPSYGLLAQLYLSHVLLPLGHFSEAEGLIQGCRALSPEQQADIHGNLQEKKHQWLQKEEASLIPEEHPEMSWKLLLGSASQRLLNVLVQLRRVLESLASQFSSIPFKKTLLVAFMLWLIVVRLDPASPSSLPFVYRLTQLFYQARLALSSPSRSPPVED encoded by the exons ATGAAGAACGATCCGTCGGTGATGTTTTCTGCCATCACTAGGGCAAGGGCCCTATTAAGGAGCAGCGAGCCCAGCCTTCTCTCTCCAGCGGCACCCCAGGCAGTTTCTTTCTTAGAGGAAGCTGCTGATCTCCTGGTTTTGAACAGGGACTTTGCTGCAGCTGTGGACAGATGTGAGAAAGGCTTCCAGAGCCTTTTGGAAAATGACGATTCTGACCG ATCCAGCTCTGAAGATTTGAAATGCTCCTTATGTGTTGTTGGCATCCAAGCTTTGGCAGAGATGGATCGATGGAGAGAAGTCCTCCCATGGATTCTTCAGTATTACCATAAACCTGAATGTTGGCCTCCCAAAATTCTGGAGCTCTG CATCCTCCTTCATAGCAAAGTGGAAGAACATCATGTGATGTTAGATGTTGGTGGGGAGTGGTTATACTTCCCATCCAATCAGAACTTGCCAAGTTATGGCCTCTTGGCTCAGCTTTATCTCTCCCACGTGCTCTTGCCACTTGGGCACTTTTCAGAGGCAGAAGGGCTGATCCAAGGTTGCAGAGCTTTGAGCCCGGAGCAGCAAGCAGACATACACGGAAACCTTCAAGAGAAGAAGCATCAGTGGCTTCAGAAAGAAGAAGCATCTCTGATTCCTGAGGAGCACCCAGAGATGTCATGGAAGCTGCTATTGG GTTCGGCATCTCAGAGGTTGTTGAACGTCTTGGTCCAGCTGAGAAGAGTGCTGGAGTCTCTGGCAAGCCAGTTCAGTTCCATCCCCTTCAAAAAGACACTTCTGGTGGCTTTCATGTTGTGGCTCATTGTAGTGAGACTTGACCCAG caTCTCCTTCTTCTCTACCCTTCGTCTATAGGCTGACCCAACTTTTCTATCAAGCCCGTCTGGCTTTATCTTCTCCAAGCAGAAGTCCTCCTGTTGAAGACTAA